The proteins below come from a single Halomonas binhaiensis genomic window:
- a CDS encoding FadR/GntR family transcriptional regulator, with protein MVQTPSPQRRQKLAELISDDIKRWIATEGMVEGDRLPNERALMELYGCAKGTVREALKILEVEGLITLKTGPGGGAILHTPSMEPASRMLRNFLHFRSLDGYQVYQLRRLLEVEMAVSVVGLLTEKDFATLEANMSDCECAQSDAEDHRRQRFLELEFHNCLARACPNPLLAFMCRFLNDMLRDLVVVKKAYVPERKQFDKANHRYHRELVDAYRAEDVERVRTLMDEHMRDAEGHMSALEAEMAKQMLIVPETLAQGSEHSPLLQMFQQQQQQ; from the coding sequence ATGGTCCAGACACCCTCCCCCCAGCGCCGCCAGAAACTCGCTGAATTGATCAGCGATGACATCAAGCGCTGGATCGCCACTGAAGGCATGGTGGAAGGAGATCGTCTGCCCAACGAGCGAGCACTGATGGAGCTGTACGGCTGTGCCAAGGGCACTGTCCGCGAAGCCCTCAAGATTCTCGAGGTCGAAGGACTGATCACCTTGAAGACCGGACCTGGCGGCGGCGCCATCCTGCATACGCCGAGCATGGAACCGGCCAGCCGCATGCTGCGTAATTTCCTTCACTTTCGCTCACTTGATGGATATCAGGTGTACCAGCTGCGCCGCCTGCTCGAAGTCGAGATGGCGGTCTCCGTCGTCGGCCTTCTCACAGAGAAAGACTTCGCCACGCTGGAAGCCAACATGAGCGACTGCGAGTGCGCACAATCCGACGCAGAAGACCATCGTCGACAGCGCTTTCTGGAGCTTGAGTTTCATAACTGCCTGGCGCGAGCCTGCCCCAACCCCTTGCTGGCTTTCATGTGCCGTTTCCTCAACGACATGCTGCGCGACCTGGTCGTGGTAAAGAAAGCCTATGTGCCTGAGCGCAAGCAGTTCGACAAGGCCAACCATCGCTATCACCGCGAACTGGTAGACGCTTATCGCGCCGAGGATGTCGAGCGGGTGCGAACACTGATGGATGAGCACATGCGCGACGCCGAAGGACATATGTCCGCGCTCGAGGCGGAGATGGCCAAGCAGATGCTGATCGTGCCAGAAACCCTGGCCCAAGGTTCGGAGCACTCACCGCTGCTGCAGATGTTCCAGCAACAACAACAGCAATGA
- a CDS encoding Zn-dependent hydrolase, with the protein MTTELSSSCSSSAHPSLALDVATDSERLWQSLMEMARPGATPKGGVNRQALTDLDRQARDLFIEWCRAEGCSIRVDSIGNIFARRPGTDPNAAVVMTGSHLDTQPTGGKFDGCYGVMAGLEVIRTLNRHDIQTRAPLEVVAWTNEEGCRFAPCMMGSGVFTGQLSEHEMLHQTDTDGVSVADALDAIGYRGSDQVEREGIKAYFECHIEQGPILEDRETTIGVVIGALGQKWFDLTLTGQEAHAGPTPMSLRKDALLGAAEITQAINTIAMRHPPHGRGTVGVLQLHPGSRNVIPGQVKMTIDMRHFDAETLAQMAEELQQAVTDSCQRHGLSAELTPAADFAPEHFAESCVSAVRQAAERLGTSHLDIVSGAGHDAIFMGRIAPAGMIFVPCENGISHNEIENAAATDLHTGCNVLLYAMLEQAGLEQAGLVDGGEK; encoded by the coding sequence ATGACCACTGAACTCTCCTCTTCATGCTCTTCTTCTGCACATCCTTCTCTTGCGCTGGATGTTGCCACGGACAGCGAACGTCTCTGGCAGTCGCTGATGGAGATGGCACGCCCTGGCGCCACGCCCAAGGGAGGGGTCAATCGCCAGGCACTGACCGACCTTGATCGCCAGGCACGCGACCTGTTCATCGAGTGGTGTCGCGCCGAAGGATGCAGCATTCGGGTGGACAGCATCGGCAATATCTTTGCTCGGCGCCCCGGCACCGATCCGAACGCTGCCGTGGTCATGACCGGCAGCCATCTTGATACACAGCCCACTGGCGGCAAGTTCGATGGCTGCTACGGCGTCATGGCCGGGCTCGAGGTCATCCGCACGCTGAACCGTCACGATATTCAGACGCGCGCCCCGCTCGAAGTGGTTGCCTGGACCAATGAGGAAGGCTGCCGGTTTGCCCCCTGCATGATGGGTTCCGGCGTGTTCACCGGCCAGTTGTCCGAGCATGAAATGCTGCACCAGACCGATACCGACGGCGTATCCGTGGCCGATGCACTGGATGCCATCGGCTATCGTGGCAGCGACCAGGTCGAGCGCGAAGGTATCAAGGCCTATTTCGAATGCCATATCGAGCAAGGGCCCATTCTTGAAGACCGTGAGACCACGATTGGTGTTGTCATCGGTGCACTGGGCCAGAAGTGGTTCGATCTGACCCTGACCGGCCAGGAAGCCCATGCCGGCCCAACGCCGATGTCACTGCGCAAGGACGCTCTACTCGGTGCCGCAGAGATCACCCAGGCCATCAATACCATTGCCATGCGTCATCCCCCACACGGCCGCGGCACCGTGGGTGTTCTGCAGCTGCACCCAGGATCGCGCAACGTCATCCCCGGACAGGTGAAGATGACCATCGACATGCGCCATTTCGACGCCGAGACGCTGGCCCAGATGGCGGAAGAGCTGCAACAGGCCGTGACTGACAGCTGCCAGCGCCACGGGCTGAGCGCAGAGCTAACACCAGCGGCGGACTTTGCCCCCGAGCATTTTGCCGAAAGCTGTGTCAGTGCGGTGCGCCAAGCCGCCGAGCGCCTGGGCACCTCGCATCTCGATATCGTCAGCGGTGCTGGCCATGACGCCATTTTCATGGGACGCATTGCCCCCGCGGGCATGATCTTCGTACCGTGTGAGAACGGTATCAGCCACAATGAAATAGAGAATGCGGCTGCCACAGACCTGCATACCGGCTGCAACGTGCTGCTCTATGCAATGTTGGAACAAGCAGGATTGGAACAAGCTGGCCTTGTCGACGGAGGAGAGAAATAA